ACCGAATAATCATATCGTACTGCTCGAAAGACTCTATACTCTGGTTATCCCAATTCCCAAGGTCAACGGAAGCAAACATAAAGCAAAGTACTTGCCTCTTGTAGAAGTATTTCATGCTACTCCCAATGGAATCTCAAATGTCTTGTAGAGTTTATATAGACTAGCATTCTCTCTAGTCTTAGTATATTCATATGTGCCACAAACTTTGGAGTATAAAATTTTTCAATCCAATTAAGGGTTTTTTGTAGCTGACCAAGTCATCTCTGAAGGATTCCAAAACGTTTATGGACACATTCACTTCGAAAAAGTCAATATAATGGTCATGGAAGCCCAAACGCACGAACCGGGTTAACCAGTTTAAACCGAATTTGATTAGAAtcgttttttatttgttcaagAGTCAGCAAATTAACAAATGTTTTACTACACGACACGAATTAACAAAATACTTAACTGTTATACCACTCAAAATTTATATCAACTCATCCGATTAAACGCGATTTTTAAACAGTAAAATTAAACAGACAGTTAAAGAGTAATCGAACAGTAAAGAAAGACATGAAGAAACATTCACAAATTAGGATGATTGTTCTAGAGAAAACTTCATTATCTGCCACTGTTTGTCCTGGAGAGACGACTCGATGACTTCGGGTTCAGAAACTACGTTTAGAGAGTTCTTAGATTCCAATGGATGTTCAACCTCCTTTGAGTTGTtagctgaggaagaagaggctGAAGGAGCTGACCAGTTTCTTGAAGTAAATGAGACGTTAAGCGAGGCTGCATCAACCACTACAGGAGTAAACGAACCTATTCCAATCGTGTACGGTGAAAAATCTGGCAATGGTAGATTCCCGGCCAAGCAAAGAACCACTTGTCCCATTGCTGGTCTAGATTCTGGCACGATGTTTGTACACAACAACCCTAGTTTCATAACCAACTCTACTTCCTCTGGTACGAACTCTTCTCCCAATCTTGGATCTTTAGCATCAAGCAAAGAATCTTTCTTCCAGCATTCACAAACCCATTTGATCAGAAAACGTTTCTCAACTTGCACCTCGAATTCAACAGGTTTCCTCCCACAGGCTACTTCGAGCATGAAAACACCAAAGGCATAAACATCGGTTACAGTGGAAGCTCCCATTGTTATTAGCTCAGGAGCCATGTATCCTACAGTGCCAACcgctgctgttgttgctgcatTGCTTCCATGGTCATGAAACCTAGCCATACCAAAATCTCCTAACCTTCCATTCAATTCAGCATCTAACATAACGTTGGAGGCTTTGATATCTCGGTGCAAAACAACTTGTTCAGCTTCTCTATGGAGATAGAAGAGAGCTGATGCTATACCTCTCACAATCACAAGTCTTTGAGACCAAGAAAGAACCGGAGTTTGGTCATCAAACAAGTGTTGGTCAAGACTACCGTTAGGCATGTACTCAGAGACAAGTAAAAGCTCGCCTTTTCTCCTGCAATACCCGAGAAGTGGAACAAGGTTCCTGTGTTTCAGACTTTTCATACTCACGACTTCTGCCACAAATTGCTTCATCCCTTCCTCACCATCGTGGGAAACTCTCTTCACAGCTACAGTTCTGTTCTGAGGGAGATCTCCTCTGTACACTTCTCCAAAACCACCTCTTCCAAGAAACCTATCCTTGTGGAACCCTTTTGTTGCTATGTATAAAGATTTGTAAGAGAACCTGTCCGTAACATATCTCTTTTCCCATGGTTCACTTACTTCCGCATATTTCTTCTTCCTGTGGTAATAAAATCCCGCAAGAACAGCTATTACTATGATACCAACTCCAACGGACAGAGCGATAATCAAAACATATGGTGTCTTATGCTTAAGTCTAGGCGAAGGAACTAGAGGAAGTTTTGAGATGTCAAGTAGCTTCAATGATTCCATGCTTGTGCTGAAGCTCCACCCAAGAAGATAATGGTAACTGATTGCTGTCCCTGTTGCTGCAGAGAACCCAACGAACAATCTCTTACTCTGGAAAAGTTCTAAAAGATTGATGGATCGTGACAAAAGAGGCAAACTTGGCTTCTCAGCTTCAAGAGGAGCAACAGAAACATTAAGTAGAGTTCCTTGG
The Camelina sativa cultivar DH55 chromosome 6, Cs, whole genome shotgun sequence genome window above contains:
- the LOC104698874 gene encoding probable L-type lectin-domain containing receptor kinase I.5 gives rise to the protein MSTGLLLIWLISFFHLISMSTSSKETSFVFNSFGQENLSLDGSATLLPNGLLQLSKDSQHQMGHAFIKKPIVFSSSKPLSFSTHFVCALVPKPGFESGHGITFVISPYVDFTRAQPTRYMGVFNASTHGSPSFHLFAVELDTVRNTDFLETNNNHVGIDVNNPISVESAPASYFSKTEQKNVSINLSSGKPIQVWVDYQGTLLNVSVAPLEAEKPSLPLLSRSINLLELFQSKRLFVGFSAATGTAISYHYLLGWSFSTSMESLKLLDISKLPLVPSPRLKHKTPYVLIIALSVGVGIIVIAVLAGFYYHRKKKYAEVSEPWEKRYVTDRFSYKSLYIATKGFHKDRFLGRGGFGEVYRGDLPQNRTVAVKRVSHDGEEGMKQFVAEVVSMKSLKHRNLVPLLGYCRRKGELLLVSEYMPNGSLDQHLFDDQTPVLSWSQRLVIVRGIASALFYLHREAEQVVLHRDIKASNVMLDAELNGRLGDFGMARFHDHGSNAATTAAVGTVGYMAPELITMGASTVTDVYAFGVFMLEVACGRKPVEFEVQVEKRFLIKWVCECWKKDSLLDAKDPRLGEEFVPEEVELVMKLGLLCTNIVPESRPAMGQVVLCLAGNLPLPDFSPYTIGIGSFTPVVVDAASLNVSFTSRNWSAPSASSSSANNSKEVEHPLESKNSLNVVSEPEVIESSLQDKQWQIMKFSLEQSS